The proteins below come from a single Candidatus Polarisedimenticolaceae bacterium genomic window:
- a CDS encoding sulfatase-like hydrolase/transferase, with the protein MLAAALTLSLAATPAAAPPPPPPSVLLITLDTTRADHLGCYGATFASTPNLDALAKSGVKFEQALSPAPLTLPSHATILTGLAPRRHGVRDNAGFKLKDGIPTLAETFSKHGRRTAAFVASAVLDRSGGLDRGFEVYDDGVRRGPRAAYDWKERPASAVTDAAVAWIGSGEKPFFLWVHYFDPHQPYLAPEPYESRFPDRPYDAEVAFMDAEIGRLLAAARAKSASHLLVVAAGDHGESLGEHGEPTHGVFVYQATQRVPLIVAGHGVGGLRDPSSAATPVGLVDLAPTVLALAGLPAPRDTDGVSLVARMRGGKPAAPPAYEMETFFPAFAYGWSPLRALVVGGNKYIEAPRPELYDLARDPRELKDRSGDRTDEASRLAARLGKRVGDDTPVPESDAPDAAERRRRLEALGYVGGSAGPSGTESIDPKDGVAWLSDLDEGRRELQVGDPAKAAAAAQRLLARNPGNVPALLVLGQARARRGDDAGAGKVFRRATEANPGNALAWFHLGNALSKTGTVDEAMAAYGKALAIAPRDADTYVNALSMLRERKEPARAEVLLSSARALRLEDAEIEVQAGLLALSRGDVAGARKAFERALELNPSDENVRRALERLRSR; encoded by the coding sequence ATGCTCGCCGCCGCGCTCACCCTGTCCCTCGCCGCCACCCCCGCGGCCGCTCCCCCGCCCCCGCCCCCGAGCGTCCTGCTGATCACCCTCGACACGACCCGCGCGGACCACCTCGGTTGTTACGGCGCGACGTTCGCCTCGACCCCGAACCTCGACGCCCTGGCGAAATCGGGGGTGAAGTTCGAGCAGGCGTTGAGTCCCGCCCCGCTGACCCTCCCGAGCCACGCGACGATCCTCACCGGGCTCGCGCCGCGGCGGCACGGGGTGCGCGACAACGCCGGATTCAAGCTGAAGGACGGGATTCCCACGCTGGCGGAGACCTTCTCGAAACACGGGCGGCGCACGGCGGCGTTCGTCGCCTCGGCGGTCCTCGATCGCTCGGGAGGGCTCGATCGCGGCTTCGAGGTCTACGACGACGGCGTGCGGCGGGGGCCGCGCGCCGCCTACGACTGGAAGGAGCGCCCCGCGAGCGCCGTGACCGACGCCGCGGTCGCGTGGATCGGCTCCGGCGAGAAGCCCTTCTTCCTCTGGGTCCACTACTTCGACCCGCACCAGCCTTACCTGGCCCCCGAGCCGTACGAGAGTCGATTCCCCGATCGGCCGTACGACGCCGAGGTCGCCTTCATGGATGCGGAGATCGGACGGCTGCTCGCCGCCGCGCGCGCGAAGAGCGCGAGCCACCTGCTCGTCGTCGCCGCGGGAGATCACGGCGAGAGCCTCGGCGAGCACGGCGAGCCGACGCACGGCGTCTTCGTCTACCAGGCGACGCAGCGCGTCCCGCTGATCGTCGCGGGACACGGCGTGGGCGGACTGCGCGATCCGTCGTCCGCGGCGACGCCCGTCGGTCTCGTCGATCTCGCACCGACCGTGCTCGCGCTGGCCGGGCTCCCCGCGCCGCGGGACACGGACGGCGTCTCGCTCGTCGCGCGGATGCGCGGCGGGAAACCCGCGGCGCCGCCGGCGTACGAGATGGAGACCTTCTTCCCCGCGTTCGCGTACGGCTGGTCGCCGCTGCGCGCGCTCGTCGTCGGGGGGAACAAATACATCGAGGCCCCGCGGCCGGAGCTGTACGACCTCGCGCGCGATCCTCGGGAGCTGAAGGACCGCAGCGGGGACCGCACGGACGAGGCGAGCCGACTGGCCGCGCGACTCGGCAAACGCGTCGGCGACGACACGCCGGTCCCCGAGTCCGACGCCCCCGACGCGGCGGAGCGGAGGCGAAGGCTCGAGGCGCTCGGGTACGTCGGCGGCTCGGCGGGACCGTCGGGAACCGAGTCGATCGACCCCAAGGACGGAGTCGCGTGGCTGTCCGACCTCGACGAGGGAAGGCGGGAACTGCAGGTCGGCGACCCCGCGAAGGCCGCCGCGGCGGCGCAGCGACTGCTCGCGCGCAATCCGGGGAACGTCCCGGCGCTGCTCGTGCTCGGCCAGGCGCGCGCACGCCGGGGGGACGACGCCGGCGCGGGGAAGGTGTTCCGCCGCGCGACCGAGGCGAATCCCGGGAACGCGCTCGCCTGGTTCCATCTCGGAAACGCGCTCTCCAAGACCGGCACGGTGGACGAAGCGATGGCGGCGTATGGGAAGGCGCTGGCGATCGCCCCGCGCGACGCCGACACGTACGTCAACGCCCTCTCGATGCTCCGGGAGCGGAAGGAACCCGCGCGCGCCGAGGTGCTGCTCTCCTCGGCCCGGGCCCTCCGGCTCGAGGACGCCGAAATCGAGGTCCAGGCGGGGCTGCTGGCGCTGTCGCGTGGCGACGTTGCGGGGGCGCGCAAGGCGTTCGAACGGGCGCTCGAGCTCAATCCTTCCGACGAGAACGTCCGCCGTGCCCTCGAGCGGCTCCGGTCGCGGTAG